tacactgagtacaaattaaaattatattttttttgcgaGACGAAAATACTATTCAATGGGTGTGATgacattcaaattaaaaaacaatacgaAGCCCCCGaactaattttttctaataacataacattcattatattattaaataatttctttgataaatattaatatctaacatgattttattatctttaaagtttaaatcaatatCTAAATAGCTAAAAtgagttgtaaaatattttaaaaatgccatTGCCTAggcattttatttgaattataacaaaataacaaaaattatggaaAGAGAGATGGTCATTCATGTTTTAGaacatcaaattttaaattttattaatatttgaactttgaacaatatcaaaaaattaatatagttttacattgaacttttatataccaatttaaattttgtattgtatttttaagttttatatgttTGACATTCTAGAGTACCAACAGATCTTATGTTATATTAGAAACTActctaatattgaaaatttaaggaATTTtactattctaaaatataatgagacacaaaaaaataaatagaagtaaaaaactattatcattgtaaaacctacatattcatttgtttgtcaagaatctaaaatagaattattatacctatacaagaGAGTTTaaggaataatttaatttattgtagcaaacatagaaaaaaataataaatacaaacctgagttataaaatatggtatgCCAGTGTTAATTTTCAAGAAACTTTCAACAGCCAGTGAACAATGAGCAAACCAAGtagataaaaacattaaatagccAATTTTAAACTGTGCTTTATCattctaaaaacaatatcaattaattattcttttaaaaatattgtaactgtTACAGTCATGGAAAATACATACTGTTTGGATAGAACTAACTATCTGTTGCAATAATGAAGGTGGATCATTATCACTGGATGACAACTTGACATTCAACAGCTTTTCCTTACCCTCTGGATTATCAATAAGAGCATGTGAAAGCACCACAGCTGAAAACCAGCTGTTCAGCGGTTCCTTGTTAAACAAACCTCGACAAAGAAGATTGCTGATGCAAGTTTCAGttactgtataatacatacaaataaagaaAAGAGAGAGGGAATATAGTAAGCactaaataatcaaaacagtagcaactagaaaaatattatacattgttatattacCTTCTTTTTCCAATGGTAATagtttttgtacaattttcatttttccaaAATCATTTCTGTATAAAAAACACTGGAAAACGTATAACACCGCACAACGCATATCAAATGGCTGCTTGTCACTTAACATTGTACATAACAGTAATAACAGAATATCCctaaaagtaaatacataataatgaatttatttctttattcatcagaaatttattaatcagCACAGTTATATGAATATACTTTGGAGGACTTTCATAGGACTTTACTGATTCaagaaataattgattatcatTGTGTCCTCGTATAAGTTCCGCTACAGTATATATGGCTTCAGTTAATGGATTACGGGGCACACCATTGGCAATCAACAAGTCACATATTGCTTTTAGAATTCCAGATGTGTACATGGCTTGTTGGCATGAAGAAGTAGCTTGAGCTGGGTTGGTTGGCGATACTAATGTACGTATAATTTGAAGAACTGAATGCACATTATTTATTCTCTGGATAGGCCATTCGTCAACAGCAGGCAATTGCAAAAGGGGCAATATTCGCGATATGAAATTACCTTAAcaaataagattataaattactaaaaagtaatattttaattgtagttGGAAAACATGCCTTCTTTGAAGAAATTTTGAGTTGAAATGTTGTTTCTTAATAAAGTTAACATTAAATTCAGACAATCTTGAACAACAATTCCTCCATCTGCATTGCCTTCTTCTTGTATAACATCAAATAATCGATCAAAAGCATTTTCAAAAGCTAATATCTTTTGAATATTTGCGTTGCTTTTTGTCAACAATGTAAGCAAAAGAACAgactaaaacaaatttttataagtaataacatgtgtattaattaattattattacaatttgaaaatatacaattattaataatcatttttatttatctaaaacattattttaacatcataagtattgtttattaaaaaatcatacttaaagatacttaaaaatatataatgatacacaTTTGAACCATAAAAGTAGTGTACCTGAATAGTCTATTTATGtgattatagttatatgtacCCTTGAATCttgtaatattgaaatagtttttgtatttacttaaacattaataatgttaaaaacaagtaagcataaaaaaagtaaattatcattaaattgtgtttataaagaattactaataacttcacctttatttttttagtaggctgttaatttataatattagtaatacacttttattttttagtaaacaaagtgattattatttattttataatttatacaaataaaaagtttattgccagttttaaactgtttaaatagcttgtcataatttaatttcgcgAAAATAAAACCTAGCCAAAcacttgtttatttatttgttaacaatAAGGGgtctataatgaaaaataaatatagtagacACAATAGAACTCACATTATTTCGGATTACTTCCCGGCTGTCACTCAACATGTCAATTAGTTTGGAAACTCCCATTGGGCTAACCAAAATCATTTCTTGCACATCCTTAGCCCTATTATTaacaagatttaattttacaaatttaatagaatgatataataaaatataataattaaaaaagtttaaacagtttttttttttttgagatataacagttactattaaaatgtgtgtacattaagaaaaatataaaaatgatattttttttaacaaaggaTTCTTTTTGTTagtttaattcatttatatgtcttatgagtattttttaataaaactgacATAGTTTTCAGAAGTGGgatcagtttttaaaaatgtatatgtattaaaacaaatttgttttttttttattattattaataagcattaatagatttaatagcTGGTAACAAACAACTCTTGTAAAGATTTAACCCAATCatcaaattagttattaattattataaatgcttatcactaaaaaaaatattatttcaatattttatgttaatgcataaatatttttataaaaagtatcctatttcagataataaaatcaaaaaattgatgttattaaattgaattaagaaaataaaactttaacaatatgttttataaaaatgaacttataaatacttcaaactataaaagaacattttcttttttttatcagataattttattaagcaaatcaaaataaatattaatatacagagtgattcttttatcataaaacattcattatttaaaaaattactcatgtttttgaaaacattttttttatatagtttcaatttgttaaaaagactacgttcttattaaaaaattatatttttaaatattttttatccttatatttttttaagtttttcacttttttgaatgattaCATAgagtttaaatttcattttccaaagcagaataattttctgagtattttgatacataaaaattgaatttagggcgagtagtttatgagttatacatatttaatgtttaaacaagcagagtagtggacaaacattttgcggggtaacTCTGTACCACTCTACTCtgcttgtctaaactttaaatatgtataactcataaactactcaccctaaattcaatttttatgtatcaaaatactcagaaaattattctgctttggaatatgaaatttaaactctatgttgtcattcaaaaaagtgaaaaacttaaaaaaaatataagaataaaaaatatttaaaaatataattttttaagaagaaCGTAGTCTTTTTAACAAattgaaactatataaaaaaatgtattcaaaaacatgaatactttttgaaatatttaatattgagtgttttatgataaaagaatcaccgtgtataatatacaggaattttcatataattcttggaattaaaatactaagtacctagttaaattaatattgatcattaaatttttttagataggaATAACTTGTTCCATCAAcagatttttagttatatattttaaataatttcattaacattattatgttttgaggATTCCAATTTcagaatatttgataaatatttttttttttttacaaacacggattaacatcacaaaaagtaaaaatttaaatttattcatctaaatagaattaaatataaatcaaagttaaataaaattttatttatttattttaaaagaatagatTTGAATAGTTtctaattaaatcattaatatttattggttattaaatttaataattgcttGACTCTCACTCTTTCTTTAACTAAaagaactatttaataaaaataagtcttATATaacgtaattttaatttttgactaaataaaattaaaaaaaaaaaatatttacaatatacacatacataaataatttaaaaatataaaatattgtcactagtaataattataattataatatatttatttaaaattcaatgtaGGTGTAACCACTAcatttcttttgtttttatattaactcacttatttgttaacaataataagagTAACTGAAGAGCTGGCCAACGCACATGAAAATCAAATTCTTCTAGATAATCCAAGACCAAAccaacattttcttttttttttatgaatatttctgTGAAACGTTCACCCAATTTATGTGAATCTTTTGCAGTTACATCAGGAAtttctaaaacaaaacaaaaatgattttctttgttaattattattacataattaggaaaaaaatagaatttttttattcataactttataagataataagaaatcataataaaatgttattacctAAGTGTTAGGTAATTAACTTGATTAGTTTTActctctttttttaaatacatcacATATTTGAGCAGAACAAGATTCAATCTTACTCTCAATAAGGATTAGTTGTTAATATggattacaaaaatgtaatttaaattttcttataaattagtagtacaggaattcaaaaaatcgaaaaacaataacatttttttataagtgtttgaagtttaaattttaacaaaatataaataatttttatgtaattatttattgtcaagttgtatttaacaaattcataatagTGACCCACTCAGTGATTATGTACACATTGGGCCGGAAAATTACCAAGAAAATCTCATAGATGGGTCACTCAAAATATGGGCCAATTATGAGTGTTTAGttgtaaattagtttttttaaaataataataaattaatagaaaatataattaaatcaaattattaaatttacagtaGCTTTAActgtaattaaacaatataaatcctAAAATCCATCAATAATttggtaataattatcaaactattttaatttaattaaggtTATAATTCACTGGCATATTATCTAATTtgacaattttcaataaacagaCTCATTAGTCATGAttgtaataaaagtaaaaaaaaaaaaataggacaactaaaaatttctaaaattaaaataataaagataaaatcataaagaaataaaagaattaaatatcataacataaaataaatattatgatgtatctaagacacaaatacaatacaatctGTGTTTTATCTAATGATTccaattatatagattatatttacttaaataataaatctgttGAATAGGTAACttaccaataattatatttatgtattgacaataaatataataaaatgtaaaataaataagattccAATCATcacttttgaattaattagatAACTGTTAATGGATACCAACATTTTTGGTTCAAGCAGGAAAAAAATTAGCTACCAAGAGCTACAAGTGATCAAAAccgaaatatgtaaaaataatcagaaaGAATTATAacactttaattatataacaagcTGAATACTTATGTGGACACTATACCCGTATGTGTTGTCTTCATCTTACTAACACACGACATAGTACATTTCTGTTCAGCAATTACAATTGCATGTATTCACTTTTAATAATGGaatgaattgacctattatcaaacttagaGGTAAGAAAATATCTGTAATCTTACAAGGgcttttatgatattataatttttaagcaaataatatataagtaaaatattacaatttaaaaaaatttcataaatctcctttaaactaaaatacttaTCGTAAATACccaagtgaaaataaaaataaataataatgttcttactcttaagtttgataataagttaattcactttataaataaaagttaatacacTAAATTAGAActgttgaatataaatttggtATGTTGTacgttatacaattttaaaacagaaaCAACATAACATGTGGGTGTGGCAttctattaatacataaatttggtGTTTTACCTTCTTCTTCGTAAATCTCATTATGCATAATGAGTCTTAATGTGTCCAAAGCATAGCTAGCTATTTCAGCGTCGGCGCGGTCTTGCTGCAACACTTGACACAAGGCATCCATTCCTTTTGCACCCACTTCAATGCGGTATTTCCGTGATAGAGCTTTAAGTGCCCTACATGCATCACGTCTATCTGCTAGCAACGTAGAATGTTGAACTCGATCCACCAAACGTTCGACCTAAGGACAAGGCAAAATGAAGCCAATTACAGCAAATAAcagcaaacaaataaaaacacaccacacacaaatattatatacattatatatatataatatttaaattgcatagaatatacaagtaatatgtgtgtgtgtgtgtgtgtatgtattaattgaaatataatagtcTATAAACAGCATACAATATCAGCACCAGACGGTTGGTCTTCGACGTCGGGTGTACCGAGCACAGTTTTTAAGccgcttttaaaatattccatcTTTATAGGATTTCCTATAAAGGATTGCTCTTAGGcgttagttaaattaaaaaagaaaaaaaacagtacaaaaacatttttccacTCGATATTTAACGGACAAACAGATGTCAATGGAAGGCAGTGGTAAATTAAcaatcgaaaaaatatattaaacaattaaaacataaataatattataattatgataattataatttataagtaataaattaatattatagtttgttttCATTTACACAGATATCGATGACGGACACGAAGGCGTAGATAATAGATTCTTAATTCTTATCACGGCCACGTGCTAACGAAATTGTCAACTCAACTTACTCACATCGCTATGAATGTTCCGCTCGTAAAGcagtaatgaaattaatttgtattatcaaatcgaaataatgataatgttatCTTGAGAAACGGTGAGAGTCATAgaaaacagtatttttattatctatggtcctgaataataatgtattgtgataataataattaacaaaaataataatacttgaatTTTGGATTTTCATTATTCTCAAACGTAACCGCGGACgggattattaaaatatattgtattgtgtttGGGCTGACGGAATTCTTGAACGTCCGCAATCGATTGCGTCTGTCGGACCAGTGCAATAATGGATAAAACTATGGAGAGGAAATTTTTAAAGACCACTGTGGCCGGAATTTTAATGGAAATCGGATTTCAAGCTGCAGAACCAGGCGCATTGGAGACTCTTGTCGAAATGCTTTATAGTagttagtaaattttaaagctacttattatatttatggttgaaataatagatacctaccaagtgggtaaaaatattaaagatttgtTTTGCAAAATGTATCTGAAATTCGTGACATATCCACCATAAAACAAatctattcatttttattgaaattgtgtTAGAATATACTGACTAATAAATTCATGACCTATAAATCCATTACTGCATTTGGTTTTAATTAAGaagtattgaattttttaatgtgtagTTAGGTacacagtatttatattatattatcgcatTTAGTGATTGAAATTTTATGACTCAAACAATCATAAAATCTGATAAATGAAATTGTGAAGTGATTTAGCTAAGCCATAATGGCctgttattaatttcaaattaactgTTACTATGATAAGCATTGCTTCTAAACACCACttgaaattatgtatagtGCATTAATATGCATGTACATAATCATTCATTatcttttatctaaaaatacaaattttcttttttaattttgagttcataatatacctaagcaGTAtacttaagtaaataatttaagtaattttgaaaatatattattttagttattattaaaaaaaatgaatttaagtttttttttatacgtaacAGAAGTTATAGAAtgttaaacaatttcaattaacaatatttatatgttatggaTGTATGAAACAGAATGTATTTTCCATgagacaaaaaaatgtatatgtaaagAATGGTTAGCCACACttgaattgaattaaatttatgtatgaaataaaaaaaaataaaagttttgatGCTACTGATCCAAATGAAAATCTTGTACATTTTCAatggtcatttttattaaaaattaaattttaaaagtgtcatttataatttatgtaatatatttaaatatttttattcaattttagtcTTATCTCAGATGGGAAATAGTAGTCGTCGTTATGCAGAAATAGCTGGGCGTCTTGAGCCTCTTGGGGCCGATGTTATGATGGGCTTAATTGACATGGGTATGTTCAAAAATGCGTCTAGCTTATTAGCTTATGCAAAAAGGTCAAATCGAGCTGTTCTCCCTAGTCCTATACCATCTGTACAGCCTCGCCAAACAAGTAACCTACAAGCAGGGACTAGACTGCCACATCCATCATACATGCCAAGTTATATGCCGGCTTTTCCAGATCCACATGCATACATAAGAACACCAGTAAAAACACTAattctgtataaatataaaacactcatattaatttttgtaatacattatttctttACAGACACACAAACAACCAGTTACTGAATATGAAGCAATCCGTGAAAAATCTgcaattcaaaaacatgaacttgaaaaatcattgattaagtttttaataaaaactggtCCTACGGagagtttatttttgaatcaaGAAAATGATTGCTTTGCatgtaaatatcaataatattatattgttatattttataataggtatttttaatataaacccCTTCAATAAGCCATATTATCTGAAGTACTTACTATACCATGTTATTatggcatttatttttaatttttttttattattggactcttttgattgaataataaataatataatgatttaattttcataatattgtacattattcaatcaccagtatttattttttttcctaaaatcaaattactctaataacaattctaaaaaaaaaaacaaattccaGAGCtttcaacaataaatattttgttatagtgATAGCCAACAAACCACAACAACCTGCATACTTCTCAGCATTGTTGCCTCAAGATCAAGTATTTGATGAAGATCCTGATGAAACTGAAATACCAGCacctagtaaaaaaattaagttcaaAAAAGAAATTCAGATCAAAGAAGATTTTGATGAAAATGAAGAACAAGAAAATGAAaacgaagaagaagaagaagtaaACAACGGTGACGAAACTGAATCAAAACCAGAAGAGCCCATTGACAACCCTTTCTTGAGACCTGTTAAGTATCCAGCCGCtccttaaaattgttttgctaAACATATTGCAAATACATtaggaaataattttgatactaAATCAAATATGTGATCAACTCCAGATCTTTGTACATTTTGTTACATATCActgttattttaagtaaaatattttgtcttgcgattataatcaatgtcttgtaaatttttattctattttatatcaaatgacAAGGCTGGCTTATGATTAAGAATTAAAGTTAAGTTACTTTAaagtaatttcataatttaaaattgtaaaatataaagtaattatttatttttcaaattaattattatgtatttttataaattacatgggTAATATTCCATTCTTTTGTACATACTAACtagtattttgtttgtacTAACTAGTTTTTGTCatcgtttttaattaagaGAGGACTGCTACCTTTTATGTATGGATCTTTTTTCCATTCTGTAAAATAGATCTAAGTttagtaggtaataattaataagtaaaggCATTACTGTAAAACCATATAGATTTGTCAAATCCAAGAAAAATGTTGGTTGtaacttgaaatttaaatgttacattgtaacatttatattttatttacaaatatacaataatggttattatttgtactgaaaataatatttaaagtttataatgtacatgCTATGAATATACAAAAGCAGTGGCGTGTCAGAGTTGAAACTTTTTTGAAACAATTGCTTTCAGACAAAATGGGTGGGTCGAGGAATAGTGGATAGGTAATGGGTTTAgtgtaataaaaagtttttaataggtaataatatttaaactatattaagtaGAAAAATGTAGATTAAGCTGTGGATGCATGGGTACTCAAATGGTAGTTTTCCACAGGTCTGAAAATTGTTCAGCACACTACTGCACAAAAatgagatataatattatgaatttattaaaaattaacatcccaattgttggttttttttaggGTGGGATGGTGCGAAGAatctttgtatatttttacatcttAAAGGATTTATAAAAACAGCTATTACAGAACCACTTAATTAGTACAGAGGAGAGTATTATAGTGCTGCTATACCTATACTTAGTTACATCAAttgatgtacattataatttatagatattcaGTAGGTTTGTACAAtccaaataaaaacttaaaactatacatttgattgtatttttaaatcaaaatatatgtatactatacctttttaaaaatagttaaaaagtttgtgtaagataaatgtattgtaattattgaattgtaCCGACTagtcaattaaaaacaatttattttctaattattgtactttttGCACAACATATCAAcgtgcatttttatttcaaattataaattcataggATCTTACCATGGACGTAGCTAGGATTTTAATCAGGGGGGGCAGTGGCGTAACCaactttaaatcattaaaactcaattttttttaaagtatttgtttatattattatttttaaattataacaacgaCAATCATCTAGAGTCTTCTCAAAATCTGCTTAGAATTTGCAGCCCTTCCTTTTTTTCATCAAGAAACTTTCTATGCACACTTAGTATGCACAgacctaaaataatttacatagtatataattaatataattagcattgatatgaaaaaaactattttaatttaccattCAGACGATTTTCCGTCATCGTTGAACGTAACCAAGTCTTTACCCTTCTTAAGGTACTGAATGACATCTTAATTGTGCTGGTTGTACATGGCTGAGCTAAAGACATTTGCAagacttgttttattttaggaaAGAAAATATCTGTTTTTCCTATTATTTCGCTCATTTCCATGTCTGATAGTTTGCTTTTAGTCAGTTTTTTTCCTTCCATACGTTGTACCATAATTGTGCTTCACTTTCCAAGTCTTTAATTTGGTAATAATTGgaaaaaccat
This sequence is a window from Rhopalosiphum maidis isolate BTI-1 chromosome 1, ASM367621v3, whole genome shotgun sequence. Protein-coding genes within it:
- the LOC113557415 gene encoding general vesicular transport factor p115; the protein is MEYFKSGLKTVLGTPDVEDQPSGADIVERLVDRVQHSTLLADRRDACRALKALSRKYRIEVGAKGMDALCQVLQQDRADAEIASYALDTLRLIMHNEIYEEEEIPDVTAKDSHKLGERFTEIFIKKKENVGLVLDYLEEFDFHVRWPALQLLLLLLTNKAKDVQEMILVSPMGVSKLIDMLSDSREVIRNNSVLLLTLLTKSNANIQKILAFENAFDRLFDVIQEEGNADGGIVVQDCLNLMLTLLRNNISTQNFFKEGNFISRILPLLQLPAVDEWPIQRINNVHSVLQIIRTLVSPTNPAQATSSCQQAMYTSGILKAICDLLIANGVPRNPLTEAIYTVAELIRGHNDNQLFLESVKSYESPPKDILLLLLCTMLSDKQPFDMRCAVLYVFQCFLYRNDFGKMKIVQKLLPLEKEVTETCISNLLCRGLFNKEPLNSWFSAVVLSHALIDNPEGKEKLLNVKLSSSDNDPPSLLQQIVSSIQTNDKAQFKIGYLMFLSTWFAHCSLAVESFLKINTGIPYFITQTNRLENEEIEEIVSGLSTFIMGICLAFNPDTVDNFKKDSLRHLITKRIGFETFVDKLNDVSRNESYTRASKHPQPTAQDSNSLLLDYEFCKLFKMLEGMIMRALNTLPGQDDSEKLVTNQKLIEELNVTVDSLKNELSEKTNRIEELCRLANDFRDDTDRIKTELFKLQENHMLLIQAYQLKENELESYRRLLEMHGIWQNDNPIVNQQQEPMVNATPIAGGLPPFQQQQQQQQPHEDGTMAHQRTLEESFRNDLNV
- the LOC113548497 gene encoding transcription initiation factor TFIID subunit 8-like, with amino-acid sequence MDKTMERKFLKTTVAGILMEIGFQAAEPGALETLVEMLYSILSQMGNSSRRYAEIAGRLEPLGADVMMGLIDMGMFKNASSLLAYAKRSNRAVLPSPIPSVQPRQTSNLQAGTRLPHPSYMPSYMPAFPDPHAYIRTPTHKQPVTEYEAIREKSAIQKHELEKSLIKFLIKTGPTESLFLNQENDCFALIANKPQQPAYFSALLPQDQVFDEDPDETEIPAPSKKIKFKKEIQIKEDFDENEEQENENEEEEEVNNGDETESKPEEPIDNPFLRPVKYPAAP
- the LOC113550705 gene encoding uncharacterized protein LOC113550705, whose protein sequence is MVQRMEGKKLTKSKLSDMEMSEIIGKTDIFFPKIKQVLQMSLAQPCTTSTIKMSFSTLRRVKTWLRSTMTENRLNGLCILSVHRKFLDEKKEGLQILSRF